One Capsicum annuum cultivar UCD-10X-F1 chromosome 2, UCD10Xv1.1, whole genome shotgun sequence genomic window carries:
- the LOC107857649 gene encoding uncharacterized protein LOC107857649 codes for MAVISGSEELTKGKMKKGKSASSPAKRNNCPGVRLVGGRIYDSVQGKTCHQCRQKTMDFMVGCKNMGKDKPCPMHLCHKCLLNRYGEIAEEVSLLEDWKCPKCRDICNCSLCMKKRGCEPTGQLVRTAKATGYSSVSDLLQIAGINNNDQIKSLKDMNASWKKINTSKNEESIVSSENSGKENCIEEVIDINVNPLDLPKNPSDKQSAGCKRKKVNEKPDDTLSKDNVVNELDGPHDGEKKQKKLMQGQLESEFDSKRGAAASAKETLSEESQDFTKNKEVSLRECSVKDNTLAKSDLCALTPLPQGTGVTAIGDIDLQSEDVGNALQFLEFCVVFGKILDIKKGQPEAVLRDIMQGRSSRRGKCSLTIQFLNNLLSSLKGEEEERFSAETSTEGKNSWYAELKMLISESPSVSRTMGLHSLGNDVEEFENLNPSEKLKILNFICDEILETAKIRDWMDNQNSKFAEKAKEAKEKVTAAKDEEKRLKKKMQDEIAQAIIAKNGAPFSISEHDAIVSQIKHETAEAHACVVESQNTRSKYNKNSEAVRTEPFFSGTDGNVYWRLKCYGDKSILLSQDVGAGNTAASDEKWFAFDVEQKEIIEKRINYLRVRSVRANKVLRKLPSQNNEVTA; via the exons ATGGCGGTAATTTCTGGTTCAGAGGAGCTGACGAAAGGGAAAATGAAGAAGGGAAAGAGTGCTTCTTCCCCTGCAAAGCGCAACAATTGTCCCGGAGTACGTCTTGTGGGTGGTCGAATCTACGATTCTGTTCAAGGAAAGACATGCCATCAG TGCCGCCAAAAGACTATGGACTTTATGGTTGGGTGTAAGAATATGGGGAAGGATAAGCCTTGTCCAATGCATCTTTGTCATAAATGCCTACTAAACAG GTATGGTGAGATAGCAGAGGAAGTATCACTTTTGGAGGAttggaaatgtccaaaatgcagAGACATTTGTAACTGCAGTTTGTGCAT GAAGAAACGAGGTTGCGAACCCACTGGTCAACTTGTGCGCACAGCAAAGGCAACTGGATATTCTTCTGTTTCAGATCTGCTGCAGATTGCTGGGATTAATAACAatgatcaaatcaaatctctgaAAGACATGAATGCCTCATGGAAAAAGATCAATACTTCAAAGAAT GAGGAAAGCATAGTTTCTTCTGAAAACAGTGGGAAGGAAAATTGTATTGAAGAGGTGATAGACATAAATGTGAATCCTTTGGATTTGCCAAAAAATCCCAGTGATAAGCAATCTGCGGGATGTAAAAGGAAAAAGGTTAATGAAAAGCCTGATGACACTTTGTCAAAGGATAATGTAGTGAATGAACTTGATGGTCCACATGATGgtgaaaagaaacaaaaaaaattgatgcaAGGTCAGCTAGAATCAGAATTTGACAGCAAGAGAGGTGCTGCTGCATCAGCGAAAGAAACTCTATCTGAAGAGTCTCAAGATTTCACAAAGAACAAGGAAGTATCTCTGAGGGAATGTTCTGTGAAAGATAACACTCTGGCAAAAAGTGATCTTTGTGCCTTGACGCCATTGCCCCAGGGCACTGGTGTGACAGCTATTGGTGACATTGATTTACAATCAGAAGATGTTGGGAATGCGTTACAATTTTTAGAGTTTTGTGTGGTTTTCGGAAAG ATACTTGACATCAAGAAGGGGCAACCAGAAGCTGTTCTCAGAGATATTATGCAGGGAAGAAGTTCTCGACGTGGAAAATGTTCTTTGACGATACAGTTTCTTAATAACTTACTATCTTCCTTAAAAGGGGAGGAAGAGGAAAG ATTTTCAGCAGAAACCTCGACAGAAGGAAAAAACTCCTGGTATGCTGAATTAAAAATGTTGATCTCAGAATCCCCCAGTGTTTCAAGAACCATGGGATTGCATTCTTTAGGTAATGATGTTGAGGAGTTTGAGAACTTGAATCCCTCAGAAAAGCTCAAGATACTAAATTTTATCTGCGATGAAATTCTTGAAACTGC aAAGATAAGGGATTGGATGGAtaaccaaaactcaaaatttgcTGAAAAGGCAAAggaagcaaaagaaaaagttaCTGCGGCAAAAGATGAG GAGAAGCGCCTGAAGAAGAAAATGCAGGATGAGATAGCTCAAGCCATTATTGCAAAGAATGGCGCTCCATTCTCAATATCGGAACATGACGCAATTGTTTCTCAAATTAAACATGAAACAGCAGAAGCTCATGCTTGTGTGGTGGAGTCACAGAACACCCGTTCAAAGT ATAATAAAAACTCTGAAGCTGTTAGGACGGAGCCTTTCTTTTCAGGCACTGATGGTAATGTGTATTGGAGACTGAAATGCTATGGCGACAAATCCATTCTTTTATCTCAGG ATGTAGGAGCTGGTAATACTGCTGCATCAGATGAAAAATGGTTTGCGTTTGACGTTGAACAAAAAGAAATCATTGAGAAGCGCATCAATTATTTGAG GGTAAGGAGTGTTAGAGCTAACAAGGTCCTGCGGAAACTTCCATCTCAGAATAATGAAGTCACCGCTTAA